Proteins from one Nakamurella multipartita DSM 44233 genomic window:
- a CDS encoding alpha/beta fold hydrolase yields the protein MTNPTRRSGGAIAAVILLALSACSGASGDPASSPAESPAESPAESPAESAGQSAGAPAAVLKTVDPAALQALVDTTITDWLIPGAVVLVRTPQGEVTVGSGTTELGTSQTPDARTHFRIASNTKTMTSAVILQLAQEGKLRLDDPVSAYVAGVPGGDTITVAQLLQMRTGLYNYTNSPIIADSLDHDPARAWAPQQLLDIAFGQPVNFAPGAAFEYSNTNYVLLGMIIEKVDGRSLADSFQARLFGPLGMTDTALPADSDTTLPEPYAHGYQYGSSSVALFGEPQYTPEQVAAAHAGGWSPTDVTGVNHSFAFAAGGVVSTASDLATWMDALTGGAVLDHHYQQLWADSPQVENPDNPAGQWYGDGITRQTIGDITLTYHGGETAGYNSFMGVDKANGVTLVVWTNQAVNVDTMAQTANSLMVKVLDLIYLDPPGGAAATTSAAESTATQPAAFAESPCPRPNMAGLPAFDFPSTMTCGYLTVPENRSRPNGRTIKVFVARAPAVSATPAADPLVVLVGGPGGAGSISYAAMTRQGVNADRDVYFVDQRGTLHSDPLLNCPEYDTAVNDLASMPFSSDAATAHEVESVRACRDRWAAAGVDLSAYNTAENAADIADLRVALGIDQWDVYGVSYGSKLAAVLLRDHPEGIRSVVLDSVSPPNLNIVQHWWSAPASSFAAIFAACAAQPSCAAAYPHLASDFDDAVNRLTSAPVVVATTGPPARFADQNRAGMRMLGLLARL from the coding sequence ATGACCAACCCCACCCGACGGTCCGGCGGCGCGATCGCCGCGGTGATCCTGCTGGCCCTGTCCGCCTGCAGCGGCGCCTCGGGTGACCCGGCGTCGTCGCCGGCCGAGTCGCCGGCCGAGTCGCCGGCCGAGTCTCCGGCCGAGTCAGCCGGGCAGTCCGCCGGAGCCCCGGCCGCGGTCCTCAAGACCGTCGACCCGGCCGCCCTGCAGGCCCTGGTCGACACAACGATCACGGACTGGCTGATCCCCGGCGCCGTGGTCCTGGTACGCACCCCGCAGGGGGAGGTGACCGTCGGGTCGGGCACCACCGAACTGGGCACCTCGCAGACCCCCGATGCGAGAACGCATTTCCGGATCGCCTCGAACACCAAGACGATGACGTCCGCGGTGATCCTGCAGCTCGCGCAGGAGGGCAAACTGCGCCTGGACGATCCGGTCTCGGCCTACGTGGCCGGCGTTCCCGGCGGCGACACGATCACCGTCGCGCAACTGCTGCAAATGCGTACCGGCCTGTACAACTACACCAACTCGCCGATCATCGCGGACAGCCTGGACCACGACCCGGCCCGCGCCTGGGCGCCCCAGCAACTGCTGGACATCGCGTTCGGTCAACCCGTCAACTTCGCGCCCGGCGCCGCGTTCGAATACAGCAACACGAACTACGTGCTGCTCGGCATGATCATCGAAAAGGTCGACGGCCGGTCGCTGGCCGACTCGTTCCAGGCGCGGCTGTTCGGTCCGCTGGGCATGACGGATACCGCGCTCCCGGCCGATTCGGACACCACCCTGCCCGAGCCCTACGCGCACGGCTATCAGTACGGCAGCTCGTCGGTCGCGCTGTTCGGGGAACCGCAGTACACGCCCGAGCAGGTCGCCGCCGCTCACGCCGGCGGCTGGTCACCGACCGACGTCACCGGCGTCAACCACTCGTTCGCCTTCGCGGCCGGCGGGGTCGTCTCCACCGCTTCCGATCTCGCGACCTGGATGGACGCGCTGACCGGCGGCGCCGTGCTCGACCACCACTACCAGCAGCTCTGGGCGGACAGCCCCCAGGTGGAGAATCCGGACAACCCCGCCGGGCAGTGGTACGGCGACGGCATCACCCGGCAGACGATCGGCGACATCACCCTGACCTACCACGGCGGGGAGACCGCCGGCTACAACTCCTTCATGGGCGTCGACAAGGCCAACGGCGTGACGCTCGTGGTCTGGACGAACCAGGCCGTCAACGTCGACACGATGGCCCAGACCGCCAACTCACTCATGGTCAAAGTCCTGGATCTGATCTACCTCGACCCGCCGGGTGGTGCCGCGGCGACGACCTCTGCGGCCGAATCGACCGCCACGCAGCCGGCGGCCTTCGCGGAAAGTCCCTGTCCCAGGCCCAATATGGCTGGTCTGCCGGCGTTCGACTTCCCGTCGACCATGACCTGCGGGTACCTGACCGTGCCGGAGAACCGGAGCCGGCCGAACGGTCGGACGATCAAGGTGTTCGTCGCCCGCGCGCCGGCCGTCTCGGCCACCCCGGCCGCCGATCCGCTGGTGGTGCTGGTCGGCGGTCCGGGCGGGGCCGGTTCGATCAGCTACGCGGCGATGACCAGGCAGGGGGTGAACGCGGACCGCGACGTCTACTTCGTCGACCAGCGCGGCACGCTGCACTCGGACCCGTTGCTGAACTGCCCGGAGTACGACACGGCCGTCAACGACTTGGCGAGCATGCCGTTTTCCTCGGACGCGGCCACGGCCCACGAGGTCGAGTCGGTGCGGGCCTGCCGGGACCGGTGGGCGGCGGCGGGGGTCGACCTCTCCGCGTACAACACCGCCGAGAACGCCGCCGACATCGCCGATCTGCGGGTGGCCCTGGGCATCGATCAGTGGGACGTCTACGGCGTCTCCTACGGCAGCAAGCTGGCAGCGGTGCTGCTGCGTGACCACCCGGAGGGGATCCGCAGCGTGGTGCTCGACTCGGTGTCGCCGCCGAACCTGAACATCGTGCAGCACTGGTGGTCGGCGCCCGCGAGCTCGTTCGCGGCGATCTTCGCCGCCTGCGCGGCCCAGCCGTCCTGCGCGGCCGCCTACCCCCACCTGGCGTCCGACTTCGATGACGCCGTCAACCGTCTCACTTCCGCGCCGGTCGTCGTCGCGACCACGGGTCCCCCGGCGCGCTTCGCTGATCAAAACCGCGCGGGCATGCGCATGCTCGGCCTGCTGGCGCGGCTTTGA
- a CDS encoding aldehyde dehydrogenase family protein, with protein sequence MEDFVATTLTAAPERAMLIGGEWVAGVDGIWTDVVSPGRRGTVLAQVPEGSAEDADRAVRAARAAFPAWRALHFKDRQKILLQIADALEEHAEELAQLTAADTGNALRTQARPESQTLVTLFRYFGGVAGEFKGTVLPAGDDQLQYTRREPLGVVAGILPWNSPLMIAGMKTPAALAAGNTLVLKTAEDAPLTILRMAEICSQFLPPGVLNVITGRGPVVGEALLVHPDVDKVSFTGSTGVGRHVAQTAGQRLAHVSLELGGKSPNIVFPDAASAENIEATAAGVLLAMRFTRQGQSCTAGSRLFVHADVYDTFLAALVEKVSALKVGDPLDEASDMGSIINQKQYESVLGYIESGKAQPGVDVALDGTTQDFSGLDGYYTGPTILGSVANDWRIAQEEIFGPVLVAIPWRDRDEVIAMANDSHYGLGAYIWSNNLTDALDTAHRVESGWVQVNQGGGQVIGQSYGGYKSSGIGREFSIEGALESFTQIKQINVKLG encoded by the coding sequence ATGGAGGATTTCGTGGCAACGACGCTCACCGCCGCCCCCGAGAGGGCGATGCTGATCGGGGGCGAGTGGGTCGCCGGCGTGGACGGGATCTGGACCGACGTGGTCTCCCCCGGCCGCCGCGGCACCGTGCTCGCCCAGGTCCCCGAGGGCAGCGCCGAGGACGCGGACCGGGCGGTCCGCGCGGCGCGGGCCGCCTTCCCGGCCTGGCGGGCCCTGCACTTCAAGGACCGGCAGAAGATCCTGCTGCAGATCGCCGACGCGCTCGAAGAGCACGCCGAGGAGCTGGCGCAGCTCACCGCGGCCGATACCGGCAATGCCCTGCGGACGCAGGCCCGTCCGGAGTCGCAGACCCTGGTCACCCTGTTCCGCTACTTCGGCGGCGTGGCCGGCGAGTTCAAGGGCACCGTGCTGCCGGCCGGGGACGACCAGCTGCAGTACACCCGGCGCGAGCCGCTGGGCGTGGTGGCCGGGATCCTGCCGTGGAACTCGCCGCTGATGATCGCCGGGATGAAGACTCCCGCCGCGCTGGCGGCCGGAAACACCCTGGTACTCAAGACCGCCGAGGACGCGCCACTGACCATCCTGCGGATGGCCGAGATCTGCTCGCAGTTCCTGCCGCCGGGCGTGCTCAACGTGATCACCGGCCGCGGCCCGGTGGTCGGCGAGGCGCTGCTGGTGCACCCCGACGTGGACAAGGTCTCGTTCACCGGATCCACCGGGGTCGGCCGGCACGTCGCCCAGACGGCCGGGCAGCGCCTGGCCCACGTGTCGCTGGAGCTGGGCGGCAAGAGCCCGAACATCGTCTTCCCGGACGCCGCGAGCGCCGAGAACATCGAGGCCACCGCGGCCGGCGTCCTGCTGGCCATGCGGTTCACCCGACAGGGCCAATCCTGCACCGCCGGCTCCCGGCTGTTCGTGCACGCGGACGTCTACGACACCTTCCTGGCCGCCCTGGTGGAGAAGGTCTCCGCGCTCAAGGTCGGCGACCCGCTGGACGAGGCGTCCGATATGGGCTCGATCATCAATCAGAAGCAGTACGAATCGGTGCTCGGCTACATCGAGAGCGGCAAGGCCCAGCCCGGCGTGGACGTCGCCCTGGACGGCACCACGCAGGACTTCTCCGGACTGGACGGCTACTACACCGGGCCGACCATTCTCGGCTCGGTGGCCAACGACTGGCGGATCGCCCAGGAGGAGATCTTCGGCCCGGTACTGGTGGCCATCCCCTGGCGGGACCGGGACGAGGTCATCGCGATGGCCAACGACTCGCACTACGGCCTGGGCGCGTACATCTGGTCGAACAACCTGACCGACGCGCTGGACACCGCGCACCGGGTCGAATCCGGTTGGGTGCAGGTCAACCAGGGCGGCGGGCAGGTCATCGGCCAGTCCTACGGCGGCTACAAGTCCAGCGGCATCGGGCGCGAGTTCTCCATCGAGGGCGCGCTGGAGTCGTTCACCCAGATCAAGCAGATCAACGTCAAGCTCGGCTGA
- a CDS encoding CaiB/BaiF CoA transferase family protein, with product MNGGPLSDIVVVDLTRALAGPHAAMMLADLGARVIKVETPGGGDDTRGWGPPFVARSETGLTTEIPSAEGISTYFLSCNRNKESITLDLKSAAGTQALTELVRRADVLLENFRPGVLDRLGFPLDRLTELNPGLVMLSISGFGHDGPEGGRAGYDQIAQGEAGLMSMTGPDPQTPTKAGVPIADLLAGMYGAYGVVAKLTERARTGRGGLVRTSLLASVVGVHAFQGTRWTVAGQIPQAEGPHHPSICPYGLFHSADGTVQIAVGSEGLWQRLAPAFGLPLDAPGFATNADRVRNGPAVRAAVNEAFAAHTTADLLATLAEIGVPSGEVKNLQQVYDWEQARSQGLLIDVEHPVLGPVQLPGPPLRFFDGAGQEWHREHTAPPLLGQHTDEVLGWLADAGDPIDGTG from the coding sequence GTGAACGGCGGTCCCCTGTCCGACATCGTCGTCGTCGACCTCACCCGGGCCCTGGCCGGACCGCATGCCGCGATGATGCTGGCCGACCTCGGCGCCCGGGTGATCAAGGTGGAGACCCCGGGCGGCGGTGACGACACCCGGGGCTGGGGTCCGCCGTTCGTGGCTCGCAGCGAGACCGGCCTGACCACGGAAATTCCTTCCGCGGAAGGCATCTCGACGTATTTCCTGTCCTGCAACCGGAACAAGGAATCGATCACCCTCGACCTGAAGAGCGCCGCCGGCACGCAGGCGCTGACCGAGCTGGTCCGGCGCGCCGACGTGCTGCTGGAGAATTTCCGGCCGGGCGTGCTGGACCGGCTGGGCTTCCCGCTGGACCGGCTGACCGAGCTCAACCCGGGCCTGGTGATGCTGTCCATCTCCGGCTTCGGCCACGACGGCCCCGAGGGCGGGCGGGCCGGCTACGACCAGATCGCCCAGGGCGAAGCCGGTCTGATGTCGATGACCGGCCCGGACCCGCAGACCCCGACCAAGGCCGGGGTGCCGATCGCCGACCTGCTGGCCGGCATGTACGGCGCCTACGGCGTGGTCGCCAAGCTGACCGAGCGGGCCCGCACCGGCCGCGGTGGCCTGGTCCGGACCTCGTTACTGGCCAGCGTCGTCGGCGTGCACGCCTTCCAGGGCACCCGCTGGACGGTGGCCGGCCAGATCCCGCAGGCCGAGGGCCCGCACCACCCGTCGATCTGCCCGTACGGCCTGTTCCATTCGGCCGACGGCACCGTGCAGATCGCGGTGGGCTCGGAGGGGCTGTGGCAGCGGCTGGCGCCGGCCTTCGGGCTGCCGCTGGATGCCCCCGGGTTCGCCACCAACGCCGACCGGGTCCGCAACGGCCCGGCCGTCCGGGCCGCGGTGAACGAGGCCTTCGCCGCCCACACCACCGCGGACCTGCTGGCCACGCTGGCCGAGATCGGCGTGCCCAGTGGCGAGGTGAAGAACCTGCAGCAGGTCTACGACTGGGAGCAGGCCCGGTCCCAGGGCTTGCTGATCGATGTCGAGCACCCGGTGCTGGGCCCGGTCCAACTGCCCGGGCCGCCGCTGCGCTTCTTCGACGGCGCCGGCCAGGAGTGGCACCGGGAGCACACCGCTCCCCCGCTGCTGGGCCAGCACACCGACGAGGTCCTGGGCTGGCTGGCCGACGCGGGCGACCCGATCGACGGCACCGGCTGA
- a CDS encoding VOC family protein: MTQAIGPCGISHVAVVTADLDRFRTFYEDVIGLRTTVVFGPAHAREAVLVAGSVMIQAFEIAGYDPAAHGWSSAMFERGRLDHLGFAVPDVAALTTIRDRLLAADASSGDIRPLGPMLSLRFADPDGLQGEINCFNADFDPSMLRDGDEIVDPDWVERARQVLHGGSTHPSPPRGRPR, from the coding sequence GTGACCCAGGCGATCGGCCCGTGCGGCATCAGCCACGTCGCGGTCGTCACGGCCGACCTCGACCGGTTCCGCACCTTCTACGAGGACGTCATCGGGCTGCGCACGACGGTGGTGTTCGGCCCGGCGCACGCCCGCGAGGCCGTCCTGGTGGCCGGGTCGGTGATGATCCAGGCGTTCGAGATCGCGGGGTACGACCCGGCCGCCCACGGGTGGTCCTCGGCCATGTTCGAACGGGGCCGCCTGGACCACCTCGGCTTTGCCGTTCCCGACGTCGCGGCGCTGACCACCATCCGCGATCGGCTGCTCGCCGCCGACGCGTCCAGCGGCGACATCCGGCCACTGGGCCCGATGCTGTCCCTCCGCTTTGCCGACCCCGACGGGCTGCAAGGCGAGATCAACTGTTTCAACGCGGATTTCGACCCGTCGATGCTCCGCGACGGAGACGAGATCGTCGACCCGGACTGGGTCGAGCGAGCCAGGCAGGTGCTGCACGGCGGTTCGACCCACCCTTCCCCACCGCGAGGACGGCCCCGATGA
- a CDS encoding Cgl0159 family (beta/alpha)8-fold protein yields the protein MPEATTTTITATAPAPVSGSTNVERYRALTEIRVQDPGAIKRAADARTTRGLADGDGRLMIIAADHAARGANGVGHRPLAMGNRIQLLERLEIALSRPGVDGLLASPDILEDLLLLGALEGKVVFGSMNRGGLQGSVFELDDRFTGYDARGIADMRLNGGKTLTRIALDDPGTAATMEQTARAVNELAERGLAAMVEPFWSSRVDGKVRNDLSADAVIKSVGVCSALGRTSAYTWMKLPVVPEMDRVMDSTTLPTLLLGGDPDTSPEETYASWRAALALPSVRGLVVGRTLLCPADDDVAAAVDTAASMVR from the coding sequence ATGCCTGAGGCGACCACGACGACGATTACGGCCACGGCACCCGCCCCGGTGTCGGGGTCGACGAACGTCGAGCGGTACCGGGCGCTGACCGAGATCCGGGTGCAGGATCCGGGCGCGATCAAGCGGGCCGCCGACGCGCGGACCACTCGGGGCCTGGCCGACGGCGACGGCCGGTTGATGATCATCGCCGCCGACCATGCGGCCCGCGGCGCCAACGGTGTCGGCCACCGGCCGCTGGCCATGGGCAACCGCATCCAGCTGCTGGAGCGGCTCGAGATCGCCTTGTCTAGGCCGGGTGTCGACGGCCTGCTGGCCAGCCCGGACATCCTGGAGGACCTGCTGCTGCTGGGCGCCCTGGAGGGCAAGGTCGTGTTCGGGTCGATGAACCGAGGCGGCTTGCAGGGCAGCGTGTTCGAGCTCGACGACCGGTTCACCGGGTACGACGCACGGGGTATCGCCGACATGCGGCTCAACGGGGGCAAGACTCTGACCCGCATCGCTCTGGACGATCCGGGCACCGCGGCGACCATGGAGCAGACCGCGCGGGCGGTCAACGAGTTGGCCGAGCGCGGCCTGGCTGCCATGGTCGAACCGTTCTGGTCCTCCCGGGTCGACGGCAAGGTCCGCAACGACCTGTCGGCCGACGCGGTCATCAAGTCGGTCGGCGTCTGCAGCGCGCTGGGCCGGACGTCGGCCTACACCTGGATGAAGCTGCCGGTGGTGCCGGAGATGGACCGGGTGATGGACTCGACCACGCTGCCCACCCTGCTGCTCGGCGGCGACCCGGACACCAGTCCGGAGGAGACCTACGCTTCCTGGCGAGCCGCGTTGGCCCTACCCTCGGTCCGGGGTCTGGTTGTCGGCCGCACCCTGCTCTGCCCCGCCGACGACGACGTGGCGGCCGCGGTCGACACGGCTGCGTCGATGGTCCGGTGA
- the iolC gene encoding 5-dehydro-2-deoxygluconokinase yields the protein MAQHFEVVTMGRVGVDLYPLQDNVGLEDVQTFSKSVGGSAGNVAIAAAKHGRRTALISRTGPDAFGRFVHRALREMNVDDVYITEVADLLTPVTFCEMYPPDHFPLLFYRLPIAPDLVIRPDELDLTAIADADIFWATVTGLSAEPSRSAHHAAWTARARRPLTVLDLDYRPMFWSDPQTASAQVRAALPHVTVAIGNKEECEIAVGETEPRRAARALLDAGVELAIVKQGPKGVLGMTKDQVVEVPPTPVAVVNGLGAGDSFGGAVCHGLLSGWDLETILRFGNAAGAIVATRRECSTAMPTTAEVQALIAEVAHA from the coding sequence GTGGCTCAGCATTTCGAAGTGGTGACCATGGGACGGGTCGGCGTCGACCTGTATCCCTTGCAGGACAACGTCGGACTGGAAGACGTCCAGACGTTCAGCAAGTCCGTCGGGGGTAGCGCCGGGAATGTGGCCATCGCCGCGGCCAAGCACGGCCGGCGGACGGCGCTGATCTCGCGCACCGGCCCGGACGCGTTCGGCCGGTTCGTGCACCGGGCCCTGCGCGAGATGAACGTCGACGACGTCTACATCACCGAGGTGGCCGACCTGCTGACGCCGGTGACGTTCTGCGAGATGTACCCGCCGGACCACTTCCCGCTGCTGTTCTACCGGTTGCCGATCGCTCCCGACCTGGTGATCAGGCCCGACGAGCTCGATCTGACCGCGATCGCGGACGCCGACATCTTCTGGGCCACGGTCACCGGGCTGTCCGCCGAACCCAGCCGGTCGGCCCACCACGCCGCCTGGACGGCCCGGGCCCGCCGCCCGCTCACCGTGCTCGACCTGGACTACCGGCCGATGTTCTGGAGCGATCCGCAGACCGCCTCGGCGCAGGTGCGGGCCGCGTTGCCGCACGTCACGGTGGCCATCGGGAACAAGGAGGAATGCGAGATCGCGGTGGGCGAGACCGAGCCCCGGCGCGCGGCGCGGGCGCTGCTGGACGCCGGGGTCGAGCTGGCCATCGTCAAGCAGGGTCCCAAGGGCGTGCTGGGCATGACCAAGGATCAGGTCGTCGAGGTTCCGCCGACCCCGGTGGCGGTGGTCAACGGGTTGGGCGCGGGCGACAGTTTCGGTGGCGCCGTCTGTCACGGGTTGCTCTCCGGTTGGGATCTGGAGACCATCCTGCGGTTCGGCAACGCCGCCGGGGCCATCGTGGCCACGCGGCGCGAATGCTCGACGGCCATGCCCACCACCGCCGAGGTGCAGGCGCTGATCGCGGAGGTGGCTCATGCCTGA
- a CDS encoding GntR family transcriptional regulator has protein sequence MSALTVDLDRSSPVPLYYQVAQQIEHAINDGQLSPGDRLDNEISLAEQFGLSRPTMRRAIQELVDKGLLVRKRGVGTQVVHGQVSRPVELTSLYDDLAGHHQGPRTDVLTNEIVRAGDEVAAVLAVRPGSNVLHLRRLRFAHEEPLAIMENYLPEDLIGIGEMDLAGRGLYQLMRTKGVNIRVAKQKIGARTGTPEECALLGEKRGSPVLTMERAAHDDSGRAVEWGRHAYRASQYSFEVTLVEH, from the coding sequence ATGTCCGCGCTCACTGTCGACCTCGATCGGTCCAGCCCCGTTCCGCTGTACTACCAGGTGGCCCAGCAGATCGAGCACGCGATCAACGACGGGCAGCTGTCCCCCGGTGATCGCCTGGACAACGAGATCAGCCTGGCCGAGCAGTTCGGGCTCTCCCGGCCGACCATGCGCCGGGCCATCCAGGAGCTGGTGGACAAGGGGCTGCTCGTGCGCAAGCGCGGGGTCGGCACCCAGGTGGTGCACGGCCAGGTCAGCCGCCCGGTCGAGCTGACCAGCCTGTACGACGATCTGGCCGGCCACCACCAGGGCCCCCGCACCGACGTGCTGACCAACGAGATCGTCCGGGCCGGCGACGAGGTCGCCGCCGTCCTGGCGGTTCGCCCGGGCAGCAACGTGCTGCACCTGCGCCGGCTGCGGTTCGCGCACGAGGAACCGCTGGCGATCATGGAGAACTACCTGCCCGAGGACCTGATCGGCATCGGCGAGATGGATCTGGCCGGCCGCGGCCTGTACCAGCTCATGCGGACCAAGGGCGTGAACATCCGGGTGGCCAAGCAGAAGATCGGCGCCCGGACCGGGACGCCCGAGGAATGTGCCCTGTTGGGCGAGAAGCGCGGCAGCCCGGTCCTGACCATGGAGCGGGCCGCGCACGACGATTCCGGACGGGCCGTCGAGTGGGGCCGGCACGCCTACCGGGCGAGCCAGTACTCCTTCGAGGTCACGCTCGTCGAGCACTGA